The DNA sequence AACCCGAAAGGAAAAAAAGTAGAATTTATCCACCAGAGAAATCTTTTGAGGGACATTTGGAAAGAAAAACTGGAATCCCCCAATTTTCCACCTTTCATCTGGTATATGTATACCGAGAAAAAGTTTTCCAACAAAGAAGAATATTCTATCATAGGAAATATGAAACAGAGATGGCTTCATTATCAGTTTGATGATGTAAAAGAAGCCGCGGATAGGTCTGTGATATTCAGTGATGGAGGATTTTACAGAGCAGATGATCTCAATAACCGCGCTGCCATGCTCAATCAGATGCAGTCTGCAACCCGTACCATCAATCAGAACATCAATTATCTGCTGCTTGATCTGGATAAATTAATCCTTTAAGAAAAAAATAACTGTAATAAATTTTGTTACATTTAAAAAATGCGTATATTTGCAGTGTAATTAGAATGAACAATACAAGATTTGCTACGGCAATACATATTATGACCTTATTGGCGAAGAGCCCTCAGGAGTGGCTTACTTCCGAGTGGATAGCCGGTAGTATCAATGTGAATCCGGTGATTATCCGAAAGGAGATCAGCGTATTAAGAGAAGCAGGTTTGATTATCAGCAGACAGGGAAAAGAAGGAGGAAGTCAGCTTGGCAAAACTGCAGAATTGATTACTATTTCAGAGATCTATAAAGCAGTGAAAAATACAGAGGTATTAGGGAAAAAAAATCAGAATCCTAATCCAGCCTGTAGTGTTGGTAAGGAGATTAATACTCATTTAAATACATTATTTGAAGAAACAGATCATTTGGTGGTAAAGTTTTTAGGAGACAAGTCATTAAAGGAATTCGCTGACCAGTTCGAATAAAAATTTTTTATCTTTAAATGTAACAAAATTTATTACAATTTAATTAAAAATAAGACATTATGAAAAAAGTAGCAGTAATTGGTGCAACAGGATTTGTAGGAGCACATGTAGTAGCAGAATTAGCAAACAGAGGTTATGCTGTAGAAGCATTGGTAAGAGATGCATCTAAAGTAAAATCACAGGAGCATGTAACAGCAAAAAGCGTTGATGTAAACAATGTAGATGAATTAGCTGAAGCATTAAAAGGAAATGATGCTGTGATCAGTACCTTCAACGCAGGATGGACGAATCCTAATCTTTACAATGACTTTTTGAATGGTTCTGAAAATATTCAAAAAGCAGTAGAGCAGTCCGGTGTAAAAAGATTGATCGTAGTAGGTGGAGCAGGAAGCCTTTACACTCCGGATAATGTACAAATCGTAGACACCCCTGATTTCCCGGATGCTTACAAACCAGGCGCTACAGCAGCAAGAGATTATCTGAACAAAATTAAAGAAAACAAAACATTGGATTGGACATTCTTCAGCCCTGCAGTAGAAATGAACCAGGCGAATGTAGGAGAAAGAACGGGGAAATATAGAACTTCATTAGAAACTCCGGTATTTGATGAAAACGGAAGAAGCCGTCTGTCTGTAGAAGATGTAGCCGTAGTTTTGGTAGATGAACTGGAACAAAACAATCATATCAGAGAACGTTTTACAGCAGCTTATTAATGATAAAAAAGACAGAAATGATACAAAAGAAATTATTGTCATTATTGACGTTATTGGGATTTATCAGCATATTTGCGGGAAACCTCAAAGTGAAAGTATATAATCCGGGAACCAAAGCTATTTTCCCGATTACGTCCACCATTATTTATGGGGATAAAGATGCTATACTTGTTGATGCCCAATTTCAGAAACAATACGCAGAGCAGCTTGTGAAAGAAATAAAAGCAACAGGAAAAAACCTTAAAACAGTTTTTATTTCTCACAGCGATCCTGATTTTTATTTTGGACTGGATGTGATCAGAAAAGCGTTTCCTGATGTGAAGATTATTTCAACAGCGCAGACAGCTTACCTGATATTAGCTTCCAAAGATGATAAACTTGCAGTGTGGAAACCACAGTTGAAGGCAGATGCTCCATCGGAAATTATAGTTCCTGAAGCTACTGTTTCCATTCCTGATCTTGAAGGAAACAAAATCGAAATCAGACAAAATCCTGAAGATCCTGCACACAGTTTTCTTTGGATCCCTTCCATTAAAACCATTGCCGGTGGGATTTCAGTTTCTGTAGATTCACATCTCTGGATGGCAGACACTCAGAATGCAAAAGCAATTGATCAGTGGATAGGACAGATTGACGCCATGAAAGCCTTGAAGCCGGAGCAGGTAATTCCTTCTCATTTTGCAAAATTATCAACATCTCCACAATCTCTTGATTTTGTGAAAAACTATCTGGAAAACTATAAACAGGCAGTGACAGAAAATAAAACTTCGGATGCCATTGTAGATTTTATGGTTAAAAAATATCCTGATCTTCCGGGAAAAGACGAACTGGGAATGGGAGCTAAAGTATATCTTAAAGAAATGGATTGGGATCTTAAATCTCCATACCCGGCCATCGGTCATAAAGTTGAAGTAGACTTTGGAGCTGTAAAATTCCTCCTTGATTTTAAAGATAACAAAACAATGACCTTCACCGGGATAGCAGGAAGTTCAAAAAACAGTACAGATACTGTAGAATATACAGCTGTAGAAGTAGCAAAGAATGTTTTTATGGTATACTGGCATGAGCCGCATCTTGGCTTCAATGTAACCCATATTCAGGATTATAATAAAAATATTATCTATTCAAATATTGCAGGTCCTGACGGTACATTTACCCATCCGAAAGGAACTCTTAAAATTTTGAAATAATGATAAGAATCAAAAGTACATGTAAATTTTTACATGTACTTTTTGTTATATTTGATTTGCAGAAAATCATTCTTTTAAAAAGAGAAGAGGATCTGTAGCTTATTTTTAAAATCAAATAATAACTCATGAAATTAATTAAAATTCTGCCTTTTCTATTGTTGTCCTTATTTTTATTCAGCTGTGGTAAACTGGCGACTACATCCGAAGATAAAAAATCTGTTGACGAAGTTCTTAAGTTTTACGGAGGTTATGTTGAAACCATGAAAGGAGTGCAAACACTGAATGGGACATCCAGTGATTTTTTTGAAGTACAGATTAAAGACAGTAAACTGATCAATAATCAACCTCAAAGAGCAATATCCAATGCTGCCAATATTGCATTTATCGTTTTTCAGAATCAAAAACCTGGAGCATATGATGTTGTCAAAACAAAATTACTTTTAGCTGACGGGGCCAGTTTTACAAAATCATTCACTCAAAAAGAACTGCAGGAAATAAAAGATATATATCCGGAAATTGATAAGATCAATTCATTTTTGATTAATAAAGATGACAACGGAATTCTTGAAATGTTTGAACCAAAATTTAAGCCTAAAAAAGAAGTAGTCAAAGAGACAATTTCAAGAATGGATTCTCAATTAGGCCCGATTAAAAAAATACAGTTTCAGGGATTTGAATTTCTCGATAATCCCAATCTGGGACAGATGATCTTAATAAGAGAAGTAAGTCAAAGAGATAAGGTTTTCCCTTTTATCAATCTTGCATTTGACAGAAAGACAAAAAAACTGTTGAATATTGAATTTCCATAAAAACAGATCTCCAGAATTAAAATAAAAAGGCCGTTCTATGTGAACAGCCTTTCTTTTTATAGATTCATAAACAATTTCGGATTAATCGGAGTATTGTTTTTGTGTACTTCGTAATGAAGATGAGGACCTGTAGAACGTCCGGAATTTCCGGATTTAGCAATCACCTGACCTACTTTTACTTTATCATTTACCTTAGATATAAGTTGAGATAAGTGTCCGTATAGTGTAGCCAGACCATTTCCGTGAGAAACAATCACGCAGTTTCCATAGCCTCCTTTCTGTCCGGAAAAAATGATTGTTCCGGCAGCCGCAGCTCTTACATCAGAACCATAGGCAACAGCAATGTCCAGACCTTTGTGGAATTGCATCTGATCAGCTTCAGCAGGCGGATTGTTTTTTTCAGCAGCAGTTTTAGCAATAGTTGTAGTTCCAGCCACAGCTTTTGTTGTAGAAGGAGCTGATGCTGCAGCCACAGGAGCTGCCTTTGGAGTAACCATTACTTTCACTTCCCTTTTATTTCCATAGCTGTCTGTAAGTTCAATAATTTTCTCAACAGGTTCAGCTTTTACTTCAGGCTTTGGAGCTGCAGCCACTGCCGGTTTTGCTTCCGTTGCTGCACTTGTTTTTACCGAAGCGAAAACAGTTTTGAATGGAATCGGGTTTTTTCTCACTCCAAAATTAGAGGAAATATATCCGTCTGTAGGCATACCTAACGGAACCTGCATCAGTTTTTTCTGAAGATCCATCAGATACTGGCTGTATCGGTTGGCCTGTTTGGAAAGATAAATAGAATTTGAAATACTGTCCTGGTTGAGCATCATCAGTTTTTCGTTGGTAATGTCTTTGGACTTCAGGAAGGAGTTAAGTTGACCCACTGTCTGATCTACAAGGGTAAGATCAGTTTTCATTTTTAGATAATCTACACTGTCTTTTTCAGTGTTTATTTTTACAAGGTTGACTTCATAGGTTTTGTCGTCTCTTTCAGAAAAGAGCTTCGCAATGAAGACACCTTGTGCAAAAACTACTAGCAAAAGTCCTCCCAGGAGAATGTTTACGTTCTTCTTGCTGCTTAGAAATTTTTTCATATTTCTTCTCTTAGTAAATTTAAAACGGTTTTGAAGCTGCAAATTTAATTAAAAATAAGCTTTGAGGGTTATTTTTAATTAAAATTCAGTTTTTTCTGTATTTAACGGTTAATTAGCTGTTTAATTGTGTTGAAGTGTTAATTTTTTCAGAAAATGGTGTTTATCATAGTTTCAAAGCCTTTGTTACGTCTTTGTTTTAATATCTTTGCAGTTCACATTCCAATTATGGCTAAAAAGAAAATTATTTCAGAATCTTCGAATCCAAAAAAGAATAAAAAGGATATTTCTGTAGGAGTTGTAGGGAGCGGAAGTTTTGCAACCGCTATCGTAAAAATGCTTGTTGAAAATTGCAAAGTTGTACACTGGTGTGTAAGAAGTGAATTTGTAAAAGGAGCCATTGAGCTTCGCGGACACAACCCGACTTATCTTACAGCCGCTCACTTTAATCTGAAAAGCTTAAAATTAACAACGGATATCAATGAACTGGTTTCTGCCTGTGACGTTATTGTTCTGGCAACTCCGTCTATCTACTTGTCTGATACACTGGACAAGATGACCTGTGATTATTCCGATAAAATCTTTATCTCTGCAATCAAAGGGATTATTCCTAAAGTAAATGATGTGGTAGCCCATTATCTGCGGGATGAATTTAAAATCGGGTTCAGAAATCAAGCGGTTATTGCAGGACCTTGTCATGCAGAAGAGGTAGCAATGGAAAGACTTTCTTACCTTACCATTGCGGCAGTAGAAGATGAAACGGCTGAAAAACTTGAAGGAATCTTCAGTTCAGACTTTATTAAAGTGCATACCAGTAAAGATATTTTAGGAAATGAATACAGTGCCATTCTTAAAAATATTTTTGCGATAGGGGCGGGAATAGCAAGTGGATTAGGGTATGGAGATAACTTTACCGCTGTTTTTGTTTCCAATGCAATCCGTGAAATGGAAGCTTTTCTGGAAGCCATCTATGAAGCACCGAGAGATGTGAATGAAAGTGCTTATCTGGGTGACCTGTTGGTGACTGCTTATTCACTTTTCTCAAGAAACAGAAACCTTGGAAACCTTATCGGAAAAGGATATACCGTGAAATCTGCCATTCAGTCTATGAATATGGTGGCTGAAGGATATTATGCTGCAGATTCTATTTATAAAACAGCAAAGCAGAAAAATCTTAAACTGCCAATTATAGATACCGTATATGCCATTCTTTATGAAGGTAAAAACGCTGAAAAACAGTTTAAAAAACTGACTGCAAAATTGAATTAAAAACAAAGCTTTATTGCTGAAAAATAAAATTAATCGAAACTTAAGCATCCCAATGCTTAAGTTTTTTTATGCTCATTCCGATAATCCGGGAGGTCATAATGCCTTGATATTATCAATCATTTCAATGGTGCTTTATTGAAATTTTCCATGGTTTTTTGTTGTGTACTCAATAAGTGTTTTGAACGAAAAAATAACGTGTTAAAATCGTTCCTGTTTTTAAAACTTTTCCCGAAATTTGAAGTAAAATTTAAAATTATGTCACAATCGCTTACAAGCAGAACACCGAAACCTAAATATGACGTTGTACTGATAGGCGGCGGAATAATGAGCGCCACTTTAGCAACGCTGCTTCATGAATTTGATCCAAATCTTGAAATCGCAATCTTCGAAAGACTTGGAAGGTTTGCCAAAGAAAGTACAGCAGCATGGAACAACGCCGGAACAGGGCACTCCGCATTTTGTGAGCTAAATTATACCCCGGAAAAACCAGACGGATCTATTGATATCACCAAAGCAGAAAGTATTGCAGAACAGTTTGAAATTTCAAAACAATTCTGGGCATATCTGCTCACCAAAGGCTATATTCATGAGCCAAAAGAATTTATCAATTCATGTCCGCACATGAGTCTGGTATTCGGCGAAAAAGATGCTGAATATCTTAAAAAACGTCATGATAAAATGGCAGAATCTGTTCTTTTCTCAGGAATGGAATTTTCTACAGATCATGAGAAACTGAGAGAATGGATTCCTTTGGTAATGAGCAAAAGAAATCAGTCCGAAGTAATGGCGGCAACGAAGATGGATATGGGAACGGATGTGAACTTCGGAACACTGACAAGAAAAATGGGAAGACATCTTCTGGAAGATTCCAATGTTGAGGTTTTCCTATACCACGAAGTGAAAGACATAGATCCAAGAGAAGACGGGAAATGGGGAATGAAGGTAAAAGACAGAATTCATAGTCACAAGCAGGAAGTTGTTGCAGACTTTGTTTTCATTGGAGCAGGAGGATATGCACTTCCGTTATTGGATAGTTCAGATATTAAAGAAAGTGAAGGCTACGGAGGTTTCCCGGTTTCCGGACAATGGTTGGTAAGCCATAACCAGGAATTGGTAGAAAAGCATCAGGCTAAAGTATATACGCAGGCTACGGTAGATGCACCTCCAATGTCTGTTCCACACCTTGACCTTAGAATTATTGACGGTAAGAAAGCTCTTCTTTTCGGACCTTTTGCAGGGTTCTCCACCAAATTTCTGAGAGAAGGAAGTTATCTTGATCTTCCAGAAAGTGTAAATACCAAAAACCTGAAATCACTTTTTGGAGCATGGTGGCATAATATTCCTCTCACGAAATATCTTATCCAGCAGGTTGCCATGACAAAATCCCAGAGAATGCAGCATTTGAGAGAATTTGTCAAAGATGCCAAAGAAGAAGACTGGGAATTGAAAGTAGCAGGCCAGAGAGTTCAGGTCATCAAAAAAGATGAAAAAGAAGGAGGTAAGCTGGAATTCGGAACTGAAGTGGTGGTGAATAAGAGCGGAACCATTGCCTCTTTGCTGGGAGCTTCACCAGGTGCATCTACAGCAGTATATGCCATGTTGAATGTGCTGGAAAAATGCTTCCCGGAAAAGCTTCATGGAGAATGGAAAGGAAAACTGCTTGAAATGGTTCCTTCTTACGGACAAAAGCTGGCTGAAAATCCTGAGCTGACCAATGAGGTAAGAAATTATACAAAAGAAAAATTAGAATTAGAATATTAATGCTAATAATGAGCAATGAGTAGAAGCATCTATTACTCATCGCTCATTATTTATTACTTATTAAAAGGTGGAAGAAGTAATTGTAAAACCTGTTATTGCCAAGGAAATCCTGGAATCTCTCAAGGCGAAAACGGAAGAGGAGAAGCAGGTGATAGTACACTGTTGTTTTCCGGCGTCACCGTTTTTAGGAAACCTGATCAGGATCTGGCATTCGACCTATCTTTTTGATAACCAGTCTGAGCATAGAAGTAAATTGATTCATGCGGAAAACATTTCAATTTCTCCTTACTGGACTCCGGTTCCTTTTATGAAAGACTTTTGGTTTACCCTGATATTTTCCGGGCTCCCGAAAGACTGTAAAAGTTTTGATTTAAAAGAAGTAATCCCTGAGGAAGGCGGCTTTTTTGTAGAGTCAATCAAAAGAAATTCTTCCGATGTGTATCGGGTAAAAATCTCAGAATCTTATTAATATGAAAGTAAGGGAAGGAAAACTGAAACAGATTATTCATTGGGCTGAAAATAACCCTGATATCCGTGCTGTTCTTCTGACCAGTTCACTGGTAAACCCTTATGCTCCCGTAGATGATTTAAGTGATCTGGATGTAGAACTTGTTTTTGAAAACAGGACATCTTATGAATCCGGAAATGAATGGACCAGGCTTTTTGGTGATCCTATTTCAATGATTGAAGAAGATGATAACGTTTTTGAGGGAAAACATGCCATGAAAATGGTTTTGTATAAAGACCATGTAAAAGTTGATTTTAAGCTGTATCAGGTATCTGACTTTATTGAAGAAATCAATGAAGAAACTCTTCCCGAGGATTGGGATGTAGGATATCAGGTTTTAATAGATAAAGATCATCTGACAAAAAATATGAAACCGCCAACCTATCAGTCGATCATGATACATCAGCCTACGGAAAAAGAATTTCAAAAGCTGTTCAATGATTTCTGGTGGGATACAACTTATGTGGCGAAATGTCTTAAACGCGGCGATATTTTTTATGCCAAATTTATGTCTGAAAATGTCCTGCGTACAGATTATCTCGTTCCTTTGATTGAATGGTATATTGCCGGAAATCATGACTGGAATACTATTACGACCAATAAACATGGAAGACTTTTCAAACAATATTTATCCTCAGATCTATGGAATAAAGTGGAAGCTACTTTCTCCGGAAATGATATTGAAGAAAACTGGAAAGCACTGCTTGCCTGTGCCGATCTGGTACATGAGCTGGGAACTTCTTTGGCCGAAAAACTTCACTTTATCTATCCGGTGAAACTGGAAAACGATATCCGGAACTACCTTACAGAAATACAATCATTGCCCTGATTTCAGGCAAATTCATTCTGTTTGATGAGGTTTTCAATACAGTATTCTGCAATGGCTGTAATCGTAACAAACGGATTGACGCCAATGGTTCCGGGAATTAATGATCCGTCCAGAACATACATATTTTCATGATCTTTTAATTTGCCATATTCATTGGTAGCTTCACCCAGAACACATCCTCCAAGCGGATGATAACAGATGTCAACCCCGAAACCATTATTGAAAAGCAGGTGGCTTCTCGTACCGCCATTGGCTTTATTCATTTTGCGGATAAAATATTGGGCATTTTCCTTCATTTTGACAGTATTGCTTTCGTCCCAGTTCAAGGTTAGAGATTGGCTGGCTTTGTTGTATGTAACTTCTCCCTTTTTATCAACTCTGTTGATCAGCAGATATAAAGCCGTAGCGACATCCATTCCCATTGGTAAAGGAGCAATCTCTGTGAAAAACGGGTGATCAGGATCATCCCAGTTGTCAATGCCGCCTACCGGAATAGTGGATTGCTTGGCTCCTGTGCCGCCAGACAAAGGTTTCACCCAGTTTCTTCCGGTCATAAAATTCCCGTTATTTCCCCATTTTTTTCCGATCTTTTCATGAACAGGAAAATTGTTTTCTGCATGAGATTGTAGCAGAAGCTGTAAGGTTCCCATGGTTCCTGCAGAAAGAATCAGCTTTTTACAGTTGAAAACTTTGTTGGCAACCGGAATTCCCGATGTATCAATCTGCTGAACATTTAATGTGTAGCTTTTATCATCATTTAGTTTTATTGTTTGGACACGATGAAGATCGAGAATTTCTAAATTTCCGGTTTCCAGCGCTTTTCTGAGATAGGTTTTATCCAGACTGTTTTTTCCATAATTGTTGCCATAGATCACTTCAGTATTAAGAGCAGAACGGGGAACCTCGTTCCGGAACTCTTTTTCCATATACTTAAAATCATACACATTCGGAACTCTCATGGTTTTAAAACCGGCTTTATGAGCCTCTTCTTCACCTACCCGTGTGAATTTATAATAAGGACAGTCTTTCAGAAACTGTTCGTCAATCACATTTACCTTGAGTTCTTCCCGTACCAGAGGAAAGTAATGATTGTAAAACTTTTCAGCATCAAGATCCGGAAAAACTTCCCTGAAATAACTTTCTTTAGGCGTAACAGCCATACCTCCGTTCACAAGAGAACCTCCGCCAACACCTCTTCCAACCCAGATATTGATATGTTCAAAATCCAGACGGTCTAATATTCCGGTAAAAGGAGTCAGAGAAAAAATATTCATGAAAGGTGCAATGCTTTTCTTTTTCAGCCAGGCTGAGCTTTTCCCCGGTTTCAGCAGATTGGAAAACGGAATTCCTGCTTTTTCCCAGTTAAGGCCCATTTCAAGCATCACTACTTTTTTCCCGGCTTCACAAAGACGTAATGCAGATACAGCACCTCCATACCCGCTGCCAATGATTATAATCGGTACATCAGTATTTTCTGTTATCTGACTGTTTTTTCTTTCCGCGGCCCGGAATAGTTCAGATTGAAGAAAATAGAAACCTGATATGGCCAATGCACTGGTCCTGATGAAATTTTTTCTGTCCATGAGCTTTGTTTTTCAAAAAGTATGCTAGATCAGCTGGTGCCTATTGTATTTAAAACAGATTATATTTTTTTATTAGAATTTTAACTTTTGTTGTTCCGGAAATTCATAGTTTTACTTATAATTTTATATTCATGAAAAAATATATAGTACTCTTTTTACTCCTTCCATTATGGGCTTTTTCTCAGAAAACGGTTTCAAAGGAAGAGAAAGATGTTCAGAAATTTCAGAAAGAACTCAATGCTGAATATCTCAATCCAAAAGAGACTCCGTTAAGAGGAGATAATTTTAAAAATTTTAAAGGACACCCTTTCTTTCCTTTTGATGCCAAATACAGAGTAACCGCAAAATTTGTTAAATCAAAAGATACACAACCCTTTGAACTTCCTACTTCTTCAGGAAAAACAAAGACGTATCAGGAGTATGGAAAAGCTACATTTATGCTCGATAATAAACCCTATACGGTCACTTTATACCAAAGTCTGGCTTTAATTAAACAGGATAAATACAAAGACTATCTTTTTCTTCCGTTCCGCGATGCTACCAATGAAAAAGAAACCTATGGAGGAGGAAAATATATGGACCTGAAGATTCCGAAAGGGAACACTATTGTACTTGATTTTAATCAATCATATCATCCTTTTTGTGCGTATAATGCTTACGATTACAATTGCCCTATTGTTCCTGAGGAGAATAAACTTCCCGTGGAAATCCGAGCCGGAGTAATGTATGAAGATATTTACCATCACTAAAACTATGATACATTTAGAATTCTATAAACCAGAGGATCTTTCCGGAGTCAGTTATGCTTTGGATGAAAACCAGATGCAATTTACTGCGACAGCTCAACAGGCTTTGCAAAGTATCAGCGAACGGGATGATGATGACGCATTTCCGGTGACGATATTTGAAAATGAACTGCCTGTTGGTTTTTTTGTGCTCGATTTCGGGAAAGATAAATTTGAACTTACCGATGATGAAACATCTGTTTTATTACGTTCTTTATCTGTAAATCCCCGGATGCAGGGAAAAGGAATAGGGAAAATGGCTATGCTGGAAGTAGGGAATTTTGTAAAAACTCACTTCGG is a window from the Chryseobacterium indologenes genome containing:
- a CDS encoding AadS family aminoglycoside 6-adenylyltransferase — translated: MKVREGKLKQIIHWAENNPDIRAVLLTSSLVNPYAPVDDLSDLDVELVFENRTSYESGNEWTRLFGDPISMIEEDDNVFEGKHAMKMVLYKDHVKVDFKLYQVSDFIEEINEETLPEDWDVGYQVLIDKDHLTKNMKPPTYQSIMIHQPTEKEFQKLFNDFWWDTTYVAKCLKRGDIFYAKFMSENVLRTDYLVPLIEWYIAGNHDWNTITTNKHGRLFKQYLSSDLWNKVEATFSGNDIEENWKALLACADLVHELGTSLAEKLHFIYPVKLENDIRNYLTEIQSLP
- a CDS encoding DUF1684 domain-containing protein codes for the protein MKKYIVLFLLLPLWAFSQKTVSKEEKDVQKFQKELNAEYLNPKETPLRGDNFKNFKGHPFFPFDAKYRVTAKFVKSKDTQPFELPTSSGKTKTYQEYGKATFMLDNKPYTVTLYQSLALIKQDKYKDYLFLPFRDATNEKETYGGGKYMDLKIPKGNTIVLDFNQSYHPFCAYNAYDYNCPIVPEENKLPVEIRAGVMYEDIYHH
- a CDS encoding MBL fold metallo-hydrolase, whose product is MIQKKLLSLLTLLGFISIFAGNLKVKVYNPGTKAIFPITSTIIYGDKDAILVDAQFQKQYAEQLVKEIKATGKNLKTVFISHSDPDFYFGLDVIRKAFPDVKIISTAQTAYLILASKDDKLAVWKPQLKADAPSEIIVPEATVSIPDLEGNKIEIRQNPEDPAHSFLWIPSIKTIAGGISVSVDSHLWMADTQNAKAIDQWIGQIDAMKALKPEQVIPSHFAKLSTSPQSLDFVKNYLENYKQAVTENKTSDAIVDFMVKKYPDLPGKDELGMGAKVYLKEMDWDLKSPYPAIGHKVEVDFGAVKFLLDFKDNKTMTFTGIAGSSKNSTDTVEYTAVEVAKNVFMVYWHEPHLGFNVTHIQDYNKNIIYSNIAGPDGTFTHPKGTLKILK
- the mqo gene encoding malate dehydrogenase (quinone), translating into MSQSLTSRTPKPKYDVVLIGGGIMSATLATLLHEFDPNLEIAIFERLGRFAKESTAAWNNAGTGHSAFCELNYTPEKPDGSIDITKAESIAEQFEISKQFWAYLLTKGYIHEPKEFINSCPHMSLVFGEKDAEYLKKRHDKMAESVLFSGMEFSTDHEKLREWIPLVMSKRNQSEVMAATKMDMGTDVNFGTLTRKMGRHLLEDSNVEVFLYHEVKDIDPREDGKWGMKVKDRIHSHKQEVVADFVFIGAGGYALPLLDSSDIKESEGYGGFPVSGQWLVSHNQELVEKHQAKVYTQATVDAPPMSVPHLDLRIIDGKKALLFGPFAGFSTKFLREGSYLDLPESVNTKNLKSLFGAWWHNIPLTKYLIQQVAMTKSQRMQHLREFVKDAKEEDWELKVAGQRVQVIKKDEKEGGKLEFGTEVVVNKSGTIASLLGASPGASTAVYAMLNVLEKCFPEKLHGEWKGKLLEMVPSYGQKLAENPELTNEVRNYTKEKLELEY
- a CDS encoding NAD(P)H-dependent glycerol-3-phosphate dehydrogenase is translated as MAKKKIISESSNPKKNKKDISVGVVGSGSFATAIVKMLVENCKVVHWCVRSEFVKGAIELRGHNPTYLTAAHFNLKSLKLTTDINELVSACDVIVLATPSIYLSDTLDKMTCDYSDKIFISAIKGIIPKVNDVVAHYLRDEFKIGFRNQAVIAGPCHAEEVAMERLSYLTIAAVEDETAEKLEGIFSSDFIKVHTSKDILGNEYSAILKNIFAIGAGIASGLGYGDNFTAVFVSNAIREMEAFLEAIYEAPRDVNESAYLGDLLVTAYSLFSRNRNLGNLIGKGYTVKSAIQSMNMVAEGYYAADSIYKTAKQKNLKLPIIDTVYAILYEGKNAEKQFKKLTAKLN
- a CDS encoding GNAT family N-acetyltransferase: MIHLEFYKPEDLSGVSYALDENQMQFTATAQQALQSISERDDDDAFPVTIFENELPVGFFVLDFGKDKFELTDDETSVLLRSLSVNPRMQGKGIGKMAMLEVGNFVKTHFGDCHEIVLAVNQKNDSAYHIYLQSGYIFDGKTRIGRSGPQYLMYKKL
- a CDS encoding M23 family metallopeptidase — encoded protein: MKKFLSSKKNVNILLGGLLLVVFAQGVFIAKLFSERDDKTYEVNLVKINTEKDSVDYLKMKTDLTLVDQTVGQLNSFLKSKDITNEKLMMLNQDSISNSIYLSKQANRYSQYLMDLQKKLMQVPLGMPTDGYISSNFGVRKNPIPFKTVFASVKTSAATEAKPAVAAAPKPEVKAEPVEKIIELTDSYGNKREVKVMVTPKAAPVAAASAPSTTKAVAGTTTIAKTAAEKNNPPAEADQMQFHKGLDIAVAYGSDVRAAAAGTIIFSGQKGGYGNCVIVSHGNGLATLYGHLSQLISKVNDKVKVGQVIAKSGNSGRSTGPHLHYEVHKNNTPINPKLFMNL
- a CDS encoding GMC family oxidoreductase N-terminal domain-containing protein, producing the protein MDRKNFIRTSALAISGFYFLQSELFRAAERKNSQITENTDVPIIIIGSGYGGAVSALRLCEAGKKVVMLEMGLNWEKAGIPFSNLLKPGKSSAWLKKKSIAPFMNIFSLTPFTGILDRLDFEHINIWVGRGVGGGSLVNGGMAVTPKESYFREVFPDLDAEKFYNHYFPLVREELKVNVIDEQFLKDCPYYKFTRVGEEEAHKAGFKTMRVPNVYDFKYMEKEFRNEVPRSALNTEVIYGNNYGKNSLDKTYLRKALETGNLEILDLHRVQTIKLNDDKSYTLNVQQIDTSGIPVANKVFNCKKLILSAGTMGTLQLLLQSHAENNFPVHEKIGKKWGNNGNFMTGRNWVKPLSGGTGAKQSTIPVGGIDNWDDPDHPFFTEIAPLPMGMDVATALYLLINRVDKKGEVTYNKASQSLTLNWDESNTVKMKENAQYFIRKMNKANGGTRSHLLFNNGFGVDICYHPLGGCVLGEATNEYGKLKDHENMYVLDGSLIPGTIGVNPFVTITAIAEYCIENLIKQNEFA
- a CDS encoding Rrf2 family transcriptional regulator — translated: MNNTRFATAIHIMTLLAKSPQEWLTSEWIAGSINVNPVIIRKEISVLREAGLIISRQGKEGGSQLGKTAELITISEIYKAVKNTEVLGKKNQNPNPACSVGKEINTHLNTLFEETDHLVVKFLGDKSLKEFADQFE
- a CDS encoding NAD(P)-dependent oxidoreductase; translation: MKKVAVIGATGFVGAHVVAELANRGYAVEALVRDASKVKSQEHVTAKSVDVNNVDELAEALKGNDAVISTFNAGWTNPNLYNDFLNGSENIQKAVEQSGVKRLIVVGGAGSLYTPDNVQIVDTPDFPDAYKPGATAARDYLNKIKENKTLDWTFFSPAVEMNQANVGERTGKYRTSLETPVFDENGRSRLSVEDVAVVLVDELEQNNHIRERFTAAY